GGTCGGCAGCCGGTCGTGTGCTCGCCAGATTCCCCAGCGAGCCGGCTCTTCGAGCAGCCAGACCGGGTCGCGCAGCGGTGCCCGCAGGGCCGGCGCGGGCACCGCCGGCGCGGGTACCGCGTCGGGGACCTTGCAGTGCCGGGAAATGACGTCGCGGAACGCGTAGTACTTCTCGGTGGCGTGACCGGCTTCGTCGAGCGGAGCGTCGTAGTCGTAGGAGGTGACGAGCGGCTGGTAGACACCCTTGTCGTTGGCGCCGTTGGTGAGACCGAAGTTGGTGCCGCCGTGGAACATGTAGAGGTTCACCGACGCGCCCGCGGCCAGCAGCGCGTCGAGGTCTGCGGCGGCCTGCTCGACCGGAGTGGTGTGGTGGTGCGCGCCCCAGTGGTCGAACCAGCCGTTCCAGAACTCGCTGCACATGAGCGGCCCGGTGGGCTGGTGCGCGCGCAGCGTCTCCAGCCGTTCGGCCGAGTTCGAGCCGAAAGAGGCGGTGCGGTGCACGCCGTCGAGACCGCCGTTCTCGAGCATTTCCGGCGTCGGCTGGTCCACTGTGGTCAGCGGTACGGTGATACCCGCGGCACGCGTGTGCCGAACCAGTTCAGCGAGGTATTCCTTGTCTTTTCCGTAAGCACCGTATTCGTTTTCCACCTGGACCAGGATCACCGGTCCGCCGCGGCCGATCTGATGCGGCGCCACGATCCGGTAGACGTTGTCGAGGTACTCGCGCACGGCGGCGAGATAGCGGGGTTCTCGTTGCCGCACCCGCAGTTCGGGGTCGCGCAGCAGCCAGGCGGGCAGGCCGCCGTTGTCCCATTCGGCGCAGATGTACGGTCCGGGCCGGACGATCGCGTGCATCCCGGCGTCGGCGATCTGGCGGAGAAACCGGTCCAGGTCCAGTCCGCCGGTGCAGTCGAACCGGCCCGGCTCGGGAGAATGGGCGTTCCACGGAACGTAGGTTTCGATGGTGTTGAGACCCATCAAGCGAGCCTTCTCGATCCGGTCGGCCCACTGCGCGGGATGCACCCGGAAGTAGTGCAACGCACCGGAAAGAATGCGGAACGGCTTGCCGTCCAAGAGGAAGTCGGTGTCCCCGATCGCGAATTCAGGCATCGCGGCCGCCGGCCGGATCGAAGGCGAGCGCGGTCCAGGACAGCGGCGGGAGGGTGGCCGTCACGGTCGTTCCTTCCGGGTCGTGGTTCGTCGTGAAGCGCGGCAGCGGCACTGGCCGGACCGGTTCCGCGTCCGCGGAGTTCGCGGTGTGCCGGTCCTGTCCCGCCCCCGGGGCGATGGTCGAGGATTCCCGCGGCACCAGCCGGGCGCCGCGGATCCGGACCTGGAGATCAGTGGCCGAAGCCAGCGAGCGGTTCGCGAGGAAGAGCGCGCACCGGCCGCCGTCGTCGACGGTGGCCGCGGCGTCGACGACGTCCACCCGGCCGTACTGGGCGGTGTCGACGGTGTCACCGGTGACGGCCAGGCGCAGGCTCGCGCCACGGGCGAGACCGGCGACGAGGCGGAACGGGTGGAACGTCGTCTGCCGCCAAGCCGGGCCGCCCGGTTCGGTGCGGATCGGCGCGATGGCGTTCACCAGCTGGGCCAGGTTCGCGACGCTGACCCGATCGACGTTGCGCAGCAGGGAACTCAGCAACGAGCCGACGACAACGGCATCGGTGACAGTGTAGGTGTCCTCGATGAGCCGCGGATGCCGCTGCCAGGGCCCGGCGAGCAGCCGGGGTTGGTCGGTCTCGTTCCAGAGGCGCTGGTCCCAGACGTTCCACTCGTCGATGCTGATGCCGATCTTCTTGTCCAGGCCGCGTTCCGCGAGCACCTCGTCGATGATTCCCGCGGTGGTGCGGACGTAGCCGTCCAGGCCGGACGCGCTGGCGAGGTAGCTGTCGACGTCCCCGTCCTGCTCCTGGTAGTACGCGTGCAGCGAGATGTGGTCCACCAGGTCCGCCGTGTGGTGCAAGACGGTGCGTTCCCAGGAACCGAACGTCGGCATCTCCGGATTGGAGCTGCCCGCGACGACGAGTTCGACGCCGGGGTCGATCATCCGCATCAGCCGCGCCGTCTCGGCGGCGAGACGGCCGTACTCCTCGGCCGTCTTGTGCCCGGGCTGCCACGGCCCGTCCATCTCGTTGCCGAGGCACCACAAGCGGATGCCGAACGGCTGGTCGGCTCCGTTGGCCCGGCGCCGCTCGCTCAGCGCCGTCCCGCCGGGATGGTTGCAGTACTCCAGCAGGTCGGCGGCCTCCTGGATTCCGCGAGTGCCGAGGTTGAGCGCGTACATGATTTCCGCCCCGGCGGCCTGCGCCCACTCGGCGAACTCGTGCAGCCCGAACTGGTTGGTCTCCACGCTGTGCCAGGCGGGGTCGAGCCGGACCGGGCGCTCGCCGACCGGCCCCACCCCGTCCTCCCACCGGTAGGTCGACACGAAGTTCCCGCCGGGATAGCGGAGCACCGTCGGGCCGAGCTCGCGCACCAGCTCCAGTACGTCTCCCCGGAACCCGCGACTGTCCGAAGTGGAGTGTCCCGGTTCGTGGATGCCGGTGTACACGACCCGGCCCAGATGCTCGGCGAAGGAACCGAACAGCCGCCGCGGGACCTGGCCGATCGTCTCGGTGACGTCGGCTTCGATCTTGCTGCGCACCCGTTCACCCCGCGTTGACAGTGAAGCCCTGCTGGTTGCCGTAGTCCACCAGCGCCTTCTGCCAGCCGGCCAGTCCGGAATCGAGCCCGCCGCCGCTGAGGTAGACCTTGCCGACGGTGTCGTTGAAGATGCTGTTGGCGTAAGTCTGGTAGGGCAGGTAGCTCCAGCCCTTCGCGACGTGCTTGGACGCCTCCGTCAGCACCTGGTTGATCTTCTGCCCGCCGAAGTACTGCACGGACTGGCCGAGGAAGGCCGGCGAGTTCAAGTCGGCCGTGGTAGCCGGGAATCCGCCGCTCGCGAGGAACGGCTTGACCCCGTTGCCGTGGTTGAGCCAGCGCAGGAACCCCGCGGCGAGCGCCGGGTTCTTGCTCCCCTTCAGCACCGCCTCGGCGCTGCCGCCGTTCTCCGAGGTCAGCGGCTGCCCGTCGTAGGTCGGGATCGGCGCCACCGCCCACTTCCCGGCGCCGCCGGGAACCGAACTCTCGAAGTTCCCGGCCATCCACGCGCCGCTCACCAGGGAGGCGATGGTGCCGTCGCCGAGCGCGCGGAACCAGTCGTCGGACCATTCCTTGATCGAGGCCAGCTGCTTGCCCTCGACCAGCTGGTTCCAGACCGCGGTCCACTTCCGGCTGCCCGCGTCGGCCAGGTTGATCTTCACGTTCCGGCCGTCGGTGCTGAACGGGCGCCCGCCGGCCTGCCAGATCATGCTGGTGGTGAACCCGGGGTCACCGGTGTCGGAGGTCAGGAATTTGGCGGGGTCGGCGGCGTGCAGTTTCTTGGCCGCGGCCACGTACTCGTCCCAGGTCTTCGGCACCGAGATGCCGTACTTTTCGAAGACCTCTTTGTTGTAGAACAACGCCATCGGCCCGGAATCCTGCGGGAGCGCGTACAGCCCGCCGCCGATGCGCACACCGGACCAGGTCGAGGGCGTGTAGTCCTTCTCGAACCCGCCGAAGCCGTACTGGTCGAGATTCACGAGCGAATCGGTCAGCGCGAACTGCGGCAGGGCGTAGTACTCGATCTGCGCGACGTCCGGGCCGCCGGAACCGGCCTTGATCGCGTTCTGCAGCTTCGTGTACTCGTCCTTGTTCGTGCCCGCGTTGACGTAGTTGACCTTGACGTTCGGATATTCCTTCTCGAACGCGGCGACCTGCTGCGGCGCCGAGGGCGTCCAGCTCCAGTAGGTGATCGTGCCGCCCGCCTTCAGCGCGGCGTCGACCCCGTCCTGGTTTCCGGCGACCTGCGCGGACCCGGAGCCGGACGAACACCCGACCGCCAGCACCGCGGCGAGCGCGACGACGGCAGCGACCTTGCTGCGCCTGAGGAAACGTGACATCGAATGTCCTTTCACGACGGTGGCGGTCATTGTTTGACGCTGCCCGCGCTCAGCCCGGATTGCCAGAACCGTTGCATCAGCAGGAAAGCGAGGACCAGCGGAATAATGGTGAGCAGAGATCCGGTGAGCACCAGGTGGAAGATCGGCTGCGCACCGGCCCCGTTCGCCTGTGCGCTCCACTGGTTGAGCCCGACCGTCAACGGGTACCACTTCGGTTCGCTGAGCATGATCAGCGGAAGGAAGTAGTTGTTCCAGGTGGACACCATCGTGAACAGCGCGACGGTGACGATCCCGGGAACGAGCTGGCGCAGGGTCACGGTGAAGAAGATGCGCAGCTCGCCGGCGCCGTCGATCCGGGCCGCTTCCAGCAGTTCGTCGGGTATCGCGTCGGCGGCGTAGACCCAGATCAGGTAGAGCCCGAACGGGCTGATCAGCGACGGGATGATGACCGCCAGCGGAGTGTTGGTCAGCCCGAGCTTGCTGAACAGCAGGAAGGTCGGCACCGCGAGCGCGGTGCCGGGGACCGCGACCGCGCCGAGGACGACGGCGAACACCGCGCGCCGGCCGGGAAAGCGGTACTTGGCCAGGCCGTAGCCCGCCGCGGTGGCGAGGATCGTCGCGCCGCCCGCGCCGACGACAACGTACAGCAGCGTGTTTCCCAGCCAGCGCAGGAAAATCCCGTTGTCGTAGGTAAACGTCTGGCCGATGTTGTCGAACAGCGAGAACGGCCCGCCGAACGACAGCCCCGAGGTGGTGAACAACGCGCTCTGGGTTTTGGTCGCGTTGATCACGAGCCAGGCCAGCGGAATCAGGGTGTAGAGCAAGAACAAGGCCATGACCGCGGTGAGCGTCCGCGACTTTCGCGGACGGAGGAAGGAAACCGGGGCGCCCACTTCACATCCCCTTTCGGCTGCCGCGCAACTGCACGACATAGGCGATCACCGCGGTGATCACGCCCATCACGATCGCCACGGTGGCGGAGTAGTTGTACTGCTGGCCGCCGAAGGAAAGGTTGTAGGCATACATGTTCGGCGTGTAGTAAGTGCCGATCACGTTCGGCGCGAGGTTGCGCATGATGTTCGGCTCGTTGAACAGCTGGAAGCTGCCGATGATCGAGAAGATGGCGGCGATCACGAGCGCCCCGCGCAGCGCGGGCAGTTTCACGCTCAGGATGGTGCGGAACGCCCCGGCGCCGTCGATCGCCGCGGCCTCGTACAGCTCGGCCGGGACGACCTTCAGCGCGGAGTAGAAGATCAGCATGTTGTACCCGGTGAACTCCCAGGTGACGACGTTCCCGATGGACGCGAGCATCCAGTTGCCCGACAACGGTTTCACCACGTCGCCGCCCAGCAGGTGGTTGAGGTCGGCGGCGAGGCCGAAATGGTCGCCGTACATGAAGCCCCACATCAGCGTGGCCACGACGGCAGGGACCGCGTACGGCAGGAAGATCACGATCCGGAAGAAACCCGCCGCGTGCAGCCGCGCGCTGTCGATCGCCAGCGCCGCGACGAGCGCGAGCAGCAGCATCACCGGCACCTGCACGGCGAGGAACACCAGCACGCGGCGGAAGGACTCCCAGAACTTGGGGTCCGTCAGGACTTCGGCGTAGTTGCCGGCCCCGACGAACGTCGTCCCGCCGAAGAACGCCTGGTCGCGAAAGAGACTGAGGCCGACCGCGTAGCCGATCGGAGCCAGGAACACCAGGGCGAACACCAGCAGGAAGGGGCCCACGAACAACCACCCGCGCCATCGCGCGCCGGACCGGGCCCGCGGTGCCGGGCGCGGGGCCGCGGCGGCGACAGGAACGGCTGCGGACATCGTTGCCCTCCGGAGAAATTCTTGATCGAATCGGCGACCCGGTGCCGATGTTCACGTCAACATCGTGCGGCGAAGGGTAACGTGTTGACGTAAACATGTCCAGCAGCCGAGGGAGCGCAACCGTGGTCCGGCAGTCCCCCGCCCCGCCGCCCGCCGAACCCGCCCGTCGCGGCGGAGGACGCGGTCCGTCGATGGCCGACGTGGCCGAGGCCGCTGGAGTGTCCGGCCAGACGGTGTCCCGGGTGGCCAACGGGAAGACCAACGTCGACGACGCCACCAGGGAGCGAGTGCTCGAGGCGATGCGCCGCGTCGGCTACCGGCCCAACAGCGCCGCCCGGGCGCTGCGCAACGGCCGGTTCCGCAGCATCGGCGTGATCATCTCCGACCTGCTGGCCGTCGGCAACAACCGCACCCTCGACGCCGTCGCGTCCGCGGTCAGCGCCGAGGGATTCTCGATCGTGCTGATGCCGGTCGCGCAGCCCAGCCAGCACGAGGTCTCCGGCGCTTTCAGCCGCCTCGACGAGCAAGCGGTCGACGGCATCATCATCCTCATCGAACGCCACGAGCTCGACGAAAGCGATCTCGAACTCCCGCACGGACTCCCGGTCGTGGTCATCGGTTCCAGCGGCCGCCGGGACTATCCGCTGGTGGACGCCGACCAGGAAGCGGGAGCCGCCGCCGCGACCCGCCATCTGCTCGGCCTCGGCCACCGGACGGTCCACCACCTGACCGGCCCGCCCGAGTCCTACGCCGCCGAACGCCGCCGGAAGGCGTGGCGGACAACGCTCGAAGCCGCCGGCTCTCCGGTCCCCCCGGTGCTGGCCGGCGACTGGTCGTCGCGCTCGGGCTACGAACACGGCTTGGCGCTGGCCGCCGACCCCGCGGTCACCGCGGTGTTCGCGGCGAACGACCAGATGGCGCTCGGGCTGCTGCGCGCGCTCCACGAAAAGGGCCGGTCCGTCCCCGGCGACGTCAGCGTGGTCGGGTACGACGACACGAGCGAGTCGGCCTACTTCTGGCCGCCGCTCACCACGGTCCGCCAGTCCTTCGAGGAGATCGGCCGCCGCGCGGTCGCCGGCTTGCTCGCCGAAATCACCGGCGCCGACCCGCTGGCCACGACCTCGCTCGCCGTCCCGAGCGAACTCGTCGTTCGCGCCAGCACCGCACCCCCCGCGGCGGATCGTCCGGCCGGGACGCCGAAAGGCACCGCAGGAGGGACCGCCAAAAAGCCGCGAACGTCGCGTTGAAACCGACCGGGGCAGCGATCCCGCCAGCCTGCGGCGCGAACGGCGGAGGCGGCTGGATGTCCCCATTGTCCGGCACCGCCAGGGTCTGTCCCGACGGCAGAGCCTAAGGTCCCTTCCTGGCCTCCGAACGGGGGTCCTCCGGCCCTGGCCGACGCCCGCCTCACCGCCGTACCACGGGAGCATGGCAACTTTCACTCCCGCCGACATCCGGATCGCGGTCGACGAGCGCGTGCTGCCGGGCACGTCCGAGTACGCCCAGGACAAGATCGGGAACCTGCTTCGCCTGGCGCATCGCCCGGTGCTGTCCGCGCGGGTCAGAGTGACCCGGCACGGCGACCCGGCGGTGCCTCGCCCGGTGGTCGCCCAGGCGAACATCGACGTCAACGGGCGGCTGGTGCGCGCTCAAGCCGAAGGCGAGAACGCACGGGAGGCCGTCGACCGGCTCGAGGAACGGCTGCGGCACCGCCTGGAACGGATCGCCCAGCACTGGGAGGCCCGGCGCGGCGGGCAGCCCTCGGCGGAACCGCACGAGTGGCGGCACGAATCCGAGCCTGCCCACCGGCCGCACTGGTATCCGCGGCTGGAAGGCGAACGAGAGATCGTGCGGCACAAGTCCTACACCCCGGTGCATTGCACGATCGACGACGCCGCCCGCGACATGGGGCTGCTGGACTACGACTTCCACCTGTTCACCGAGTCCGGCACCGGCCGGGACAGCGTGCTCTACCGCGCCGGCGACACCGGCTACCGGCTCGCGCAACTGACCCCGCCCGGAGCGCACGAACTTGCCCCGTTCCAGCTTCCCGTCACCATCAGCGAACAGCCGGCCCCGCTGCTGTCGACCGACGAAGCGGTCACCCGGCTCGGCCTGCTGGACCTGCCGTTCCTGTTCTTCCTCGACTCGGACCGGGGTCGCGGAGCGGTGCTCTATCACCGTTACGACGGGCATTACGGGCTCATCACGCCGGGTCCCGAAGAACCGTGACCGACGGCCGTCGCACCGCGCGCCGGCCCGCGGATCGCGGGCCGGGCACGAAAAAGGGCCCACCCGAGGGCGGATTCCCCGTCTTGCGACGATGGGTCAATCCAGGCTCGAGAGCCTCGGCAACCAATCCAGTACCTCGGGCGGGTCACCGGGTTTCCCCGGCGATATCAGCGTCGCGCGAACCGCGCGCGCTGTCAGGGGTCGAAAGTCCTCGATTCCTGCCCGCGGGCGCCGGACAGCCCGGCGTCCTCGCCGAGCAGGACCAACGTCCGTCCGCTGCTTGCTTGCTCCTGGCAACGCGGGACTTTCGCCTCTGTCGGCACCGGCCGGCAGGCGCGGACGGTTCGGGAGTCCGCACCACCAACGCACGCGAAGGGAGCCGACATGGACTCGTTCTCCCAGCAGGACCTTGACACGCTGCTCCAGCAGCAGGGATCACCGTCGGTATCGCTGTACCTGCCCACTCACCGGACCGATCCGGAGACACAGCAGGACTCCCTCGAGCTGAGCAACGCGATCCGCCGCGCCCAGGCCGAGCTGTTGCGAGCGGGGGTGCGGCGGCCGGCGGCACAGGACATCCTCCAGCCCGCGCACGTTCTCGTCGAGGACGAGCGCTTCTGGCGGGACCGTCGCGACGGGCTCGCTGTGTTTCTCCGTGCCGGCTGGTGGCGTGCGTACCGGGTGCGGCTGTCCTTCCCCGGGCTGGTCGTGGTCGCCGACCGGTTCCACGTGTATCCGCTGCTCCCTCTGCTCAGCGGGGACGCCAGCTTCTTCGTGCTCGCCCTGAGCGAGAACGAAGCACATCTCTATCGGGGCTGCCGGTCCGGCATGGACGAGGTCGAGGTGCCCGGCCTGCCGGAAGGCGTCGCGGACGCGCTGCGTTACGACGACACGGTGCAGCAGCGAGGTCAGCACCTGGGCGGCAAGGTCGGGGCCAAAGCGGGCGCGGTGATGCACGGGAAAGGAATCGGCGGCGAACTTCAGAAGGAACGGCTCGACCGGTACCTGCAGGCGGTGAGCCACGCCGTCGACGCGGTCCTGGCACAGCAGAACTGCCCGCTCGTGCTGGCCGGGGTCGGGCACATCCGCGCGGCGTACCGCGAGATCACCCGCTATTCGCACGTTCTGGAGGCCGGGATCGCCGGCAGTCCGGACCGCGTGCCGCCGGCGCAGTTGCACCCGCACGCGTGGACGCTGGCCGAGCCGGTCGCCAACCGCGGCCGGGACGACGCCGCCGCTCGCTACGCGAAACTCGCCGGTACCGGCCTGGCATCCGATGACGTCCGCGATGTCGTCGCAGCCGCCGAAGCCGGCCGCGTCGAAGCCCTGTTCGTGCCCGACACGCCGCCCGGTCCCGACGGCGACGGGCTCGAATCCGCCGCGGTCCGCACCCTCCGGACCGACGGAACCGTCTACGCGGTCCCCTCCGCGGACATCCCCGGCCACGGACCGGTCGCCGCGGTGTTCCGCTACTGAGCGGGCGCATTGCCGCCCCGCCCTCGGCCCGGCGTTCCACAAAGGTGTGTCACACACTAGTTGTGTTACACAATAATTGTGTGACACACTAATGCTGGCTGAGCTGACCACGGCAACGTCGAGGGAGGGGAACCGATGGGGCGTACCACCCGCCGCGAGGCGGAGGCCCGGGTACTGGCCGCGCTGCCGAGCTGGGTCAACGCCATCTCGCAGCTCAACCGGCTGGTCGCCGAGCGGATCGGGGTCGCCGCCAGCGACCTGGACTGCCTGCACGCGTTGAACCGGGGCGGTCCCGCCACCGCGGCCGAACTGGTCGGGCAGATCGGCCTGACGCCGGGGTCGGTGTCCCGGATGATCGATCGGCTCGACGCCGCCGGCTGCATCAAGCGGACCGCCGATCCGCGGGACCGGCGGCGGGTGCTGATCGAACCGACCGCCGACGGACTGGCCCGCATCGCGGCCTACTACGACGGGCTCACCGCCCGCACCCGCGACGACCTCACGATCTTCCGCTTGGACGAACTGGAGTCACTGCTGCGATTCATCGAACGCTCCCAGCGCAGCGCGGGCGACGAGCTCGCCCGGCTGCGCCACGACCACGACAGTTCCGGTTCGCCCAGGACAGGCACATGACGGCGCACGACTCCGCGCGGCAGACCGGGCAAGCCGGTCTCGCCTGGAACTCGGCGAAACTGGCCAGCGCACGGACACTGACACTGAACAGTCCGGACTTCGCCGGCGAGGGCGCGATCCCGGCCGTGCACGCCTCGGTGCGAGCCGGCGGCCGGAACCTGTCCCCCGCGTTGACTTGGTCCCCGGCACCAGCGGACACCGCACAGCTGCTGCTGGTCATCGAAGACCCGGACGCGCCCATGCCCACGCCGTTCGTGCACTGCGTGGCTTTGCTCGACGCCGCGGTGACCGGTCTGGCGGCGGGAGCGCTCGACGCCGACAACCCCGCTGGGGGCGTGCACATCCTGCGTTCCAGCCGCGGCCGTGGCTATTTCGGACCCGAGCCGCCGAAGAGCCACGGCCCGCATCGGTACGTGTTCCAGCTCTTCGCCCTGGCGACACCGGTCGCCTTGGGACAGAGCGCCGCCGCACTGGACGCCGCCAAGCCGCGCGACGTGCTGGCCGCCGCGGGCAACGTCCTGGCTCGCGGTCGGATCGACGGTTTCTACCAGCGCGGCTGACTCCCGCTTCCGCGCCAAGGCCGTGAAGGGAACATTGAGGGACTCTGAGTCCCTCAATGTTCCCTTCACAGACGCCGAGTGCCGCGAGCGGCCCCTCACGGACTTCCGCATCGCGTAGCCGCTACGTCCGCGCACCCGCTTCGTCCGGTTTCCCCCGTCGCGACGGCCTTCGCCCGAGCAAGATCCGCTGGTCCGCGGAGGAAGGACCGCCTGTTCACTTGCTTGGAACAGTTGTGCAACGAAGGGTTGACCTGGCCGATGTTATCGCTAACATAGCCGTACTCCCCACCCCGGAACACCGCGAGGAGGCACCTGGATGCCCACCGATGCAGCCTCGGGCAAACGTCAGCCCGGACTGGCCGAAGTCGCCGCGCTGGCCGGTGTTTCGCACATGACGGTCTCCCGCGTCGTGAACGGCGCCGGCGCCGTCCGCGCCGAAACGCGGGCTCGCGTGCTGGCCGCGGTGGACCAGTTGGGATATCAGCCGAACTCCGCCGCGCGGACGCTGGCGACCGGACGGTCGAACACGCTCGGCGTCGTCGCCCTCGAATCCAATTTGTACGGTCCGGCGAGCACCCTGTACGGGATCGAGCACGCCGCCCGTGAAGAGGGCTACGGCATCACGATCTCCAGCGTCAGCCGGCCGCGCCGGTCGTCGATCGCGGAGGCGGTGGACAACCTGCGCCGCCAGGCGGTCGGCGGGATCGTCGTGATCGCGCCGCATGTCAGCGCGGGCGCGGCGCTGCGGCAGGCGCCCGCGGACGTGCCGATGGTGGCGGTCGGCGGCGGAAAGTCGTCGCCGGTGCCGGTGATCTCGGTCGACCAGCACGACGGGGCCCGCCGGGTCACCGAGCACCTGCTGTCGCTCGGCCACGAGACGGTGTGGCACGTCGCCGGACCGGAAGACTGGCTGGAATCGCTGGAGCGGGAACGCGGCTGGCGGGAAACCCTCGAACGGCGCGGCGCGCGGGTACCGCCGCCGCTGCGCGGGGACTGGAGTCCGCGCTCGGGTTACGAGGCGGGGCGGCGGCTGGTCGAGGAAGCGGACCTGGACGCGGTGTTCGTCGCGAACGACCAGATGGCGCTGGGCGTGCTGCGCGCGTTCGCCGAAGCCGGGATCTCCGTGCCCGGCCAGGTGCGCGTCGCCGGTTTCGACGACGTGCCCGAGGCGGCCTACTTCAGCCCGCCGCTCACCACTGTCCGGCAGGACTTCATCGAGGTGGGCAGGCGGACCTTCCGCCTGCTCGTCGAACGCATGGAGGG
This sequence is a window from Amycolatopsis benzoatilytica AK 16/65. Protein-coding genes within it:
- a CDS encoding LacI family DNA-binding transcriptional regulator yields the protein MPTDAASGKRQPGLAEVAALAGVSHMTVSRVVNGAGAVRAETRARVLAAVDQLGYQPNSAARTLATGRSNTLGVVALESNLYGPASTLYGIEHAAREEGYGITISSVSRPRRSSIAEAVDNLRRQAVGGIVVIAPHVSAGAALRQAPADVPMVAVGGGKSSPVPVISVDQHDGARRVTEHLLSLGHETVWHVAGPEDWLESLERERGWRETLERRGARVPPPLRGDWSPRSGYEAGRRLVEEADLDAVFVANDQMALGVLRAFAEAGISVPGQVRVAGFDDVPEAAYFSPPLTTVRQDFIEVGRRTFRLLVERMEGGAPDIRHFVAPDLIVRDSTGPR